The genomic window GGAGCCAACCCGAATGGGTTCGACCCATTTTCTGGTTGTTTGGATGGAGGTTTGGGATGGGTTGGGTTCGACCCCAGGAGAATATTCCTCCAATATGCGGGTTCGATTGCTCCGTCGAAATCTGGCGGACGGAGCCGCTCCGCTCGGGTTGAGAACCCCAAACCTTATCCCTTCACCTCCCCTCCACTCGACCGCTCCATCAGACCACCGCCGCCCAGCGCCGAGCCCCGCATCTCCGCCAGGGTTGCGCAGCGCCGGCCTCGCCCAGCGCCGGCCCCGCCTGGTCCGCCGCGCCGACCCTACCTGGTCCGCCGCGCCCGAGGAGCCGCCCCGCCGCGCCCGAGGTGCCGCCCCGCCCGCCTCCAGGTCCGCCCGAGGAGCCGCCCGCCCGCCGGCCTCTGCCCTGGACCGGCGCCGCCCTCTGCCCCGGATCCCTGCAGGTGAGTACTAGTTTAGTCTTGTTCTGTTGTTACTTTTTCATAGCGATTTCATAGCGATTTCATTGATGCGATTGATGAAATGCCGAGAGGTTTCAGGGCGCTGCCCTGAAACCCGCGAGGGGGCGTCCCCCCCTCGACCCCCCGCCCGCTGACCGGCCAGCGGGGCCGCCGTTTGCGTACAACGCCTAGATGGTTAGGAGCACCCTTTTCCTATGAATAGAAACAAACTATGGATGGTCTTTCAGTAGTATATTGTGCTCAGACTTAAATTGTAAGTAACTTTGAATCAAACTACATGAATTTTAAGACCATGTTACCTCTTATATGGAATTGGATGGGGTCTGCTTCTGAATATTTGCTTTTTACCTACCTGATCTATATTGATTGTGCTGCTGTGCTTGATTGTGCTGCTGTATGTAGATGAATAACAGGCTCAAGGCATTTGTTTTTGCTGCTGCTGCACATTGGTTGTTGTGTGTCATGGCAATTGTTGTTCGCTCTAGGAAAAGAAAACGAGTTGCAAGAAGGGAAGGGATTACTTATGCACCAATATATGAAAGGGATAGGAAGAGAATGGAATACCTCAATGACAAAATCTGGAAGGATGACACAACTTGTGTAAACATGCTGAGAATGAACAAAGCACGTTTCTTTAGATTTTGTAAGTTGTTTAGAGATCGTGGTTTACTTGAAGATACCGTTCATATGTGTGTTGAGGAGCAAGTGGCAATGTTTTTGCATACTGTGGGGCACAATGTTAGGAATAGAGTAATTGCAACCAATTTTGGTAGATCCGGAGAAACGGTCAGTCGTTATTTTAACAAAGTACTTCATGCTATTGGTGAGCTACGAGATGATTATATTAGGCCCCCTTCATTGGACACTCCAGCTAAAATTGAAGGAGACCCAAGGTGGTATCCATACTTTAAGGTGTGAAGCTCAACCTTATGTCATATTCTAAGTTTATTTTTTGCCAAACCTAATTGACCTAATCTTGACTTCTTTGAACATCACGTAGGATTGTATAGGAGCACTTGATGGTACACATATAAGAGCCACTATTCCAAAGGAAATGCAGCATGCTTTTCGTGGTAGATACAAGCATTGTACTCAAAATGTACTGGCAGCCGTAGATTTTGACCAAAAGTTCACCTATGTGTTGGCCGGATGGGAGGGGACAGCACATGACGCACTAGTTTTACGTGATGCTTTAACACGTGAGGGTGGCCTTCGTGTGCCACAAGGTAATACAAGAACCTATGTCTTGTCCATAAATTTGTTCATCAAAATTAATAGATCATTGAGATGTAACCTAACTATGCATCATATGTTAGGTAAATATTACCTAGTTGATGCTGGATATGGAGCCAAACCAGGATTTTTACCCCCTTTTCGGGGTGTACGATACCACTTGAATGAATGGGGGAGGAATCCGGTGCAAAATGAGAAGGAATTGTTCAACCGTAGGCACTGCTCATTGAGAATCATAGTAGAGCAAGCATTTGGAGCACTAAAAAGGAGATTCAAAGTACTTGATGATGCCTCTCCTTTTTTTCCTTATGAAACTCAAGTTGATATTGTTGTTGCTTGCTGCATCATTCATAATTGGGTGATTGAAGATGGGAGTGATGAATTCAATATACCAAGTGACAACGATGAGGACACCCAGCACACCACATATGCTGGGACAGCAAGTGAGAATGCCATTATGCTAGCTTTTAGGGAAGGCCTGGCTGCCCAAATGTGGGCAGATCGTCAAAGCCATGGAAACTAGTATCAGTCAATGTAatttgtgttgtatttttttcttGGACAATATAATAATTGTATTTGAGGGCTGAAATTGTATTTGAGGACATATTTCTACAGATATTTGATTGCCACGTTGTTTGCTACTTTGTTTGCTACTTTGTTGGCATTATTATTTGAGGACATATATTGCATTGTTTATTTTGTAGGGGAATGGAAGCAGAGGGTAGTGCAGGGACTGGTGGACATGCTACTTGGACTTCAACTTGGTCAGCCTGCATGCTCGAATACCTTGCCAATTTAGTGGTTAATGGCACCAAGACTTCATCCACCTTCAAGATGGTTCACTACAATGGGTGTGCAAAGGCTCTTCAAGAGAAATTTGGCATTGTGCGCAGTGGTGAGCAGGTTAAGAATCACCTTAAGACATGGCAAAAGAAGTTTCGTAAAATATGTGACCTTCGTGGTTTGAGTGCTGCTGGTTGGGATGAAGATACCTTCACTATAACTCTTGATGATGAGCACTACAACAATCATATTAAGGTATTTGCTGAATTATTAGTTCTCACATATAATAATCTAATAATAGTTGCTGAATTATTAGTTGTCACATAATAGTAGTTGCTAAAAATGTACATATATTGCAGGATCACAAGTCTGATGCTGATTTTCTAAACAAGCCTATTCAACACTTTGAGGAGATGCACACAATATTTGGAAGTACCATGGCTACAGGCAAGTTTGCAAAGGACTCGGGTGTGCCTCTAGGTACACAGGAAGACAGTACAGATGACTGGGACAATGAGGTACAGAGGATGGAGGTACAGAGTGATAGGAATGCAAATGAAGACAACAATGCGGCAACTTCATCGGCTACCAAGGCCACCAATCCTAAGAAGAGGGACAAGGGCAAGAAGAGGGCCATGACTGACCAAGATCCATTGGTTGCTGCAATTAAATGGGGAAGTACCAAGTTAGCCAAGGCGATAAAGGAAGCGGGGAAACCTGACAATGATGTGCCGGATGATTTGTATGACAACTTGATGGCTATGAGTGGTAGTTTCAATTCGACTCACTTATCCTTCTACCATTCCTACTTGGTCCAACATCCTCACATAGCTAGAGCTTTCAACTCCTTGCCTTTTGAACATAAATTCAATTGGGTTGCAAAGCACATTGCTGACAACTACCCTGGGCAGTAAGGGTAAGTTGTAGTCATGGGATGGTTCTTTTGTTAGTACCATATAGAACTTTATATTTGTGGTCTAAGTAAGCTTGTGTCTTGCTATGTGGAAGCCTTGAACTTGCTATATATTGTGTAAGGCTTGAACTTGATGCATCGTGCAAGCATCAGACTTGATATTAGTGTGTAATGTGCCTATGGATATGGCCTAAGACTTTTATTTGTAATATGGCCAAGACTTTTATATGTGCCTGTTATATTATTTGAGTtttttacctgtgtgccattataaaatatTGAAATGACCTGTGTACCattgaaatttgaaaaagttcTCCAATACCCTCTTTGAAATTTCTTTTGCTCTTAGAGGAGAAAGTACTCTGTAACTCTTAGAGGAGAAAGTACTCTGAAAGTTGGCCCTAGtaaaaaaactagtagtattaGAGGAGAAAGTACTCTGTACTCTACATGTAACTCTTATATGACTAGGAAAAACTACACATGATGGGGAAAGTTGGTCCTAGtaaaaaaactagtagtattaGAGGAGAAAGTACTCTGTACTCTACATGTAACTCTTATATGACTAGGAAAAACTACACATGATGGGTTATGGTGGCCTGGTGGGACATGTCTGAGTGGGTGCGAGTTGGTTGTTGCTATCTTTTCATAGGTTTGGGCTTGACCAACTCCTATGAGGTCTCTTAAAAGTAAATAAACTAGTGGGATAAGATGGATAAGTACTCTGAAAGTTGGCCCTagtaaaaaaaactagtagtattaGAGGAGAAAGTACTCTGTACTCTACATGTAACTCTTAGATGACTAGGAAAAACTACACATGATGGGTTATGGTGGCCTGGTGGGACATGTCTGAGTGGGTGCGAGTTGGTTGTTGCTATCTTTTCATAGGTTTGGGCTTGACCAACTCCTATGAGGTCTCTTAAAAGTAAATAAACTAGTGGGATAAGATGGATAAGTACTCTGAAAGTTGGCCCTagtaaaaaaaactagtagtattaGAGGAGAAAGTACTCTGTACTCTACATGTAACTCTTATATGACTAGGAAAAACTACACATGATGGGTTATGGTGGCCTGGTGGGACATGTCTGAGTGGGTGCGAGTTGGTTGTTGCTATCTTTTCATAGGTTTGGGCTTGACCAACTCCTATGAGGTCTCTTAAAAGTAAATAAACTAGTGGGATAAGATGGATAAGTACTCTGAAAGTTGGCCCTagtaaaaaaaactagtagtattaGAGGAGAAAGTACTCTGTACTCTACATGTAACTCTTAGATGACTAGGAAAAACCTCACCATTTCAGTGCAAAGGTGACCATATGCAGGTTCTGTTTgaatccatccaaccaaacagaaaatggGATGGATCCGACCCCATCTCAATCCTCCAACCAAACAGAAGACGGATCGAACCCATTCTCGCAACCAAACAAAACAAGGGTTGGAGCCGTCCCCAAAACATGGGTTGGAGCCACTCCAATCCACTGATCCCACAACCAAACAGACGTGGGCCTCGGCGGCGGGCGAGCCCGGCTCGGCATGGCGAGCCCAGCTTGGCATGGCGAGCCgcctctctctcttccccctcTCCGCTGGCCGTCCTCCGGCAAGGTGGCGCaccacggcggcggtggcgcagcgCGGACTttccccctctccctctctcctgctGTGGCCGCTCATGGTGCTCAGCGGCGGCGAAGGTGGACCCCGTGGAGCCTCCTTAGCGCCGGGCGGGCAGGAAGGGGCTGGGCGCCGTGTGGCCTCAGATCCGGCCGAGCCCGGGCGTAGGGTGGCCGTGGCGGCATAAAGCAGAGCCCGACGGCGCTcgacgcgggcggcggcggcggccatgccgCGCACACGCGCGCGCCCTCGCGCGGGTGAGTCGCGGGGTCAGGCCTgggaggggagagggagggggggggggacgAGGAGGGCGCCGACGCCTGGGCTTTCTCCGACGCGACGGCGAGTGGGCCACCTCGGTGGTGCGGAGGCGTGCGCGGGCGGGCCACAGATTTGCGTAGCCATGAGAGAGGAGATGCTTTTTTGCGTGTTGTTTGGGCTGGTACCCAAAATGGGTCATGCGTTTGGGTTAGCCGTTGGAGAGGGTTTTTGATACCTAAAGCACTGTGCGCGACGTATTTTTGGGTTTGCGTCTcgccgttggagacagtcttaccgAGGACGATGGAGGGGTTAGGTATGGTCTGGACAAAGGCGTCAAGGTGAGACTGGTCAACATAAAGGAATGTAGTAGTAACCCATACTGGTGCCCTAGTGGATATAGATGCAAGCGTGATTATCTGTAACTCCGTAAATAGACTTAATTTTAGAGGTGTTAACCACATAACCCTTAAAAATTAGGCCTATTCATGGGCTCATAGTCAAAACGGTTTGCATCCCTAGTGGTGGGAACTGGTGGTAGAGATGTGCAAAGGAGGTTGGGCAAGGGTAATGGATGTAGCAGTGCTTGGCATCAAGTAGGAATGACAGGGGATCAAAGTGAGAGTGAGTCAGTTCTTATAGTCTCTATCTCATCTAATGAGACTCTAAGATAGACAAGGAGTGTGTTTTTTTAAGAAGACTTTCTTAGTACTCCCTGAGTCCtataaagaatacaattctagttGACATATATTGTCCTGCAACTCTACTTTGTAAGTAGATGTGATATTCTAAAAATATGTACAATATAGATATATACAGATGTGTGATATAATAAAGTATAGAGTTTACTGGTGCAATCAGTTGCTTCTGTGTAATGAACACCAATGGAGAATAATATTGCAAAAGTATATACGTTTTTTTTTGTTGTGTGCTATGTTTATTGTTTCGATTTGTCAGAATTGCAACCGGCTACAAACTCacatacttttcttttttttatttgtcGTTAGATTTTACTGCAGCAGTGAGTCTTCTCGATAAAAGGTTCTTAGACACTTCTTCAACTTTTCATATCATATGATTTTTCATTGAATATATGTAGGAGTACGAACATCATCAGCTCGTGAGAAGAAACGGACGGTCAAAGTTGCTATAATAAACATGTTATTGACAAGTTGTATTATTACGGTAGAAATTAGGGATGTTTCTAGGAGGTGTAATATatggatgttgcatggggtgttcagatactaataaaaaaataaattacagaatctgttAGTAATATGTTtgaacgaatttattaagcataattaattcgtgattagcacatgtttaccgtagaaccatgttgtcaaatcatggactaattagactaaaaaaattattttgcaaaACAGTTTTAATCTAtatatttagtttcgtaattaatatatatttaatactatatatatatatatgtttaaatATTTGATGAGATAGGTATTAAAGCTTAGGAGGTGGACCAAACAACCTTAGCAGTACGGTTGAATGGTGAAGGAAAAACGACCACACCACACGAGCCACTGACAGGAGCAATCAGACAAGAGTCCTCGCTAATCGCAGTTAGGAGTCGACCAGGAGCCTGCGCCTGCGCAGCCCAGCCCTGAAATTTGACCGAAACTGATTGATAAAATTAaattgttataagagaaaaatatagttttgattaaaaaaataagctgaataaGTTAAATATAGAATAAGGCGAACGGGCCGCAGTCGCGAGTGAGCGGCGCCTTGGGCTCACTGGCGGTGACGCCACCGTCGGGGCGCAGCCGCAGCCCGCAGGCAGCGCATGGGGAGGAGTGCAGTAAAAtaaagaggagagagaggaggggacgaGTCGATGCGAGCCGGTGCCGGTGGACCAGGGCAGCCGCAGAGCACAGGCAGGAGTCGTGATTCCTGAGACTGCTACTAGTAGCACGCAGGCAAGCACAGGTCGCTGCCCCTGCCTGCCTGTGCCGTGATTCCTCAGGGTTCAGGTTCACGGCGCTCCGCCCATGTGCCCTGGCCGGCTGGCCCTGTGGCCTCCTCCGCTCTCGCTCCCCTGCCGTCCGGTCCCGTTTGGCCTATGGCAACTTGGCGACGTCGCCCCGGCTGATGTCGGCGGCTCCGACGCTCTGCGCTGCGCGGCAGCGCGGCAGGCGTGTTTAACTCGCCTCGGCCTCGGCGAACGGCCGGCATGGCAGGCGGGCGGCGAAAAAGGCAGCTGGTTTGGTTCGGCGTCGATGGCGCGGACCCGGACGGACGGACGGGCCAGCCAGCGCCAGGGGCCGTGTGTCCGTGTGGCCTTGCGGCATTTTCCAACGGGAGGTCCATTGGCGTACCCTGGTCGCCACATGTGCCGCGGCCGAACGCGAGGTGGTGGGTTAGCTGGGAGTAGCAATGGAAATGTTGTGGTCGTTCCAGGGAGCGTCAGTagtctgttcgcttgaacttatcagccggctgcTTCGGTCGGCTTACGTATGAGCCGAACTCCGTACGTACTAGGTACTAGAGACCAGAGAGAGAGCCGTTAGGTTACTGTAGGAGATCAATCTCGTTCGCCGGTTCGTCCGATCTAATCACACGCTCGGCCGAGGGAGTACACCCTACCGTTGTGCACCGTCGTAAAGACACTTGCCAATTCGTCGCGGTCCTCGCCGTCGTCCGTCGGGCACGAAACGGGCCAGACCGCCAGAGCGCACACTCGGGTCGGGCTTTGTTGTTTGGGATCGCGGAACCGTGCGTGACTCGGCCAATCAAATCAGACGTGGGTACGGACCGACGCGAGAAACCAAACCATGGCACGATGCGAGCTGTTGTGACCGCCGAGCCGGCACCGGTAGTGGTAACTGACGCCACGCGCACGCGGCGATGGAGCTTCATCACAGGAGCCACAGCGATCAACGTACGATATGTTGTGACATGTCATACACATACATAGGTGTTTAATTAGCGCAAGCTCATGTAAAGCAAAGCAAACGAAGGTGTCAGTACTCCAAAGTGAGCTCGGTCGGCAGCGAGGAGCGAGCTACTAGAGCTGATGGTGATGATGGCGGCTCAGAGAAAGTGTGCCGTGCCCTCCACAGGTCCGCACGCGAGCTAAAATAATGGTGGCGCCACGTGGGCGGAAGTGTTCTTTACACTAGACTAATCGCAAGTTCCCAATCAGAGTGTGAATCCACAGGCATTGAAAGGTGACGCCGTACCGCATGAAAGACCAGGGCACCTCCAAAATACTCTATACTACTCGTACAAGAAGATTTTTCTTTTTTCAATTGCATTGGCAGGATCAGCCGAGTGTGCGACAAACAGGCTGTTTGCTTTCTGGAATGATaagtttgttttaaaaaaaagctATCCCATAACTAATAACACCTGGCCGAAACCAACGCGGAAACTAAGAACGGCCGCTTTCCTCACCGTAGGGGATCTTTGAACCGCGCGAAAGCAAAATTTGACACAACACTGgtaaggtcttgtttagttttaaaattttttctcaaaaagtgctacagtagtcatcacatcgaatcttgcgatacgtgcgtgaagcattaaatatagacgaaaaaaaactaattgcataatttggttggaaattacgagacgaacgttttgagtctaattagtccataattaaacactaattgtcaaataaatatGAAAGTACTATAGCAGTCCAATTTCCAAACTTtgaccaactaaacaaggcctaagctgGTCTGCTCTGCTATGCTACTGATGGAGACCCTTTTTGACTGTCCGTGCCATGCCTCGGTATCTTTCCGCGCGGATGGATCGGTCGACGAACTCGGCCCGGCCGGATCTGGTTTGTCGATCACGACGTTGACGGCTACGCTAGCATTTTCCGCGCTGACGCGTGATTATGCTGAAATTCGATTTATGCTTATACTGAaatactgtgagagaaaaacactgtctaGGGTCGAAAAGTAGTGCTGAATAAGAATTCGTCTTGTTCGCTTAAGCTTATTCAGTACTACTTTTCAGtcatagaacaatatttttctctcgtaacatttTAGTATAAacatcaacataagtcaaatttcagcgtAAACGTGGTGACAGCGCTTCCGAATATAGTCTGTCCAAATCACCAACCGCGTGATGACTCGTGTTGTTCCTGCTGTTTACGGCCTGAAATTTTTTGACCTTGTGCTATCACTCTATAGTACTGGTACAGTACGTACTGCTGCTTATACCTCGGTGGTTACTGGTTGCTACTACTAGAATAACTGCCAGGATCGAGCAGAGTTTGCCTTGGTCGTTGTAAGTTCATCGGGAAAACGGGAAAGCGTTTTCAACGGTTATGATCCATCCAATCCAAGTCAAAAGGGCAGTGAATACTTCCCTCTGTTTTTGTTTATCTTTCGCTAATGATTTACTGCAACAACTTTGACCATACGTTTTTTTCCCCTACATGATGTAAGATCTACTATCTTGTCACCAGAAGCCACCGCATTAATCAAGAGGGTCTAAATATTCCACATTAATCCAATAAAAAGTTATTCCATTAGATTTTATAAAATGGCTTAAATTAAGTAAAAATGTTAATAACTAATACAATAAAAAAATAGTATAAAACGTAAAGCAACAAATTAAGGAAAAAATAGCAAGTTGATTCCATATGTGTTGGAAAGAAAAGTACCTAAATAAAGAGTCTATGTAAAACACGATTACTAAAGGGAAAATTCCTATGTCAATGAATTGTATGATGATTTAATATCTTAGATTAGAAATAAAGAGTACATAACTAACACAATTCATATATAGCAAAAGCAGAACAACAATTTAAGAAGAAATAGCAATTTGATATCTATATATACGGGTTATGGGAAGAAAAGTACCTAAGTAAAGAGTCCATATAAAAACAAGATTAGTAAAGCCAAAAATTGAACTATGAAAAGTTACAGTTTCTTCTCCAAACAAATCGGAAAAAAACACCTGAACAAATAATCTATATAAATTATAATTAGAAAATAAATCATATTTGAATTGAAAATTACAAAAACAAATAGTCATATGATTTCCATATGTTAAACAAAACACGCAAATGTAAAATTAATGGTATTACTATAGGTAAAGTTAAAAATGTAATTTCTTTGGTCTCATTGGATAAAACGTTGGTCATATAGGTTCAGATTACAATGGTCTAGATCTAACAAAAAGATACAAAAAAAAAGACTCCAATACAAATGGAACAAGTATAAAAAATATAATATAGCGTCCATAATTGAAAAAACAATGTATCACAGATAACGTCTATGAGAGGAATCATACACATGCATAAAACTAAAGAGTTACCAAAGCCAGGCATCAATGTTTTTGACATACTATAAAAATCATCGAAGCATTTCCGATCCCATGCCTCTCTTTTCCATGTGGGGCTTTTCGCCTCGCCGTCTTATCCTGCCTACTCGTTTTAGCTGAGTCGCTCTTTCTCCATGTTTCTAGTGGCCGGCCGAACTGTTTTGGCATCACAGTCGACATTGACGGAGACACGATAAAAGCAAGAAACATCGATTGCACGATGATCAATGGATAAAATACGCCGACTTTCATGGAAATTGCTTAGGGGAACCGGTTGCAGTGGGTGATATTTTGATAaaatcacagaaaaaaaaacaattgacTTTGATATCTTGTTACATGTAACAGGTCAATCGACGTCCAATGCACATGCATGAGAGTTTCACATGCAATGCAATGGGCATCAttcatctctttttctttgtGAGAAACTATTCGCAAGTAGAAACAAACATGCAGCCTATTCGTTTGgacgtggcttgtcgtaaacgatcgtaaattttcagccggaacagtatttttctctcacacaaaccagccaacagtacttcttcacgaaccagcaacgatacgaaccagccaaccgaacaggctgatgatcACCCAACATGGGCCACAACAGTGTGGTCGAGTGGCATGGATAGTGTGGTCGAGTGGCATGGATAACATGCTTGATATTAGTAGCTCACTCCTATTATTGATGGTTCCACTTTTTATTTAGGAAGGCTTGAAGCGTCGATGGACGTTGGCGCATTGACGGTCCTAGGTGGTGATTGCTTGAAGCAGTGGTGGTTACTTGAGCAGAGCTATATGATGAATATAGTGATACTTTAGGGCTTAAAGGGCAACTGCAGATCCATGAGAGAAGGTGCACGgtaataaaaaaatttaaatttacaaggACGTGTAATTGAACAATTTGTGAAAGATTTAGACAATGATTTTGTTGAGGAACAGAGCTCACCAAGAGAAAATTGAAGGCTACTATGATTTGGCCTCGCCAGGGAATAGGAACGAGAGGAAACAAAGAGCAAATAGAGAAAATAGCTCGAAGCTAAAAACCAATCGGTAATATTTTTATTAATAATTTCGTGGCTAAAAACCAATCGGTAATATAGTCACAATATGTTTCTCAAGATAGTTACGTTCAAACAAATAAACAAATCTATTTAAAAATA from Miscanthus floridulus cultivar M001 chromosome 11, ASM1932011v1, whole genome shotgun sequence includes these protein-coding regions:
- the LOC136493821 gene encoding uncharacterized protein isoform X2, with translation MEAEGSAGTGGHATWTSTWSACMLEYLANLVVNGTKTSSTFKMVHYNGCAKALQEKFGIVRSGEQVKNHLKTWQKKFRKICDLRGLSAAGWDEDTFTITLDDEHYNNHIKDHKSDADFLNKPIQHFEEMHTIFGSTMATGKFAKDSGVPLGTQEDSTDDWDNEVQRMEVQSDRNANEDNNAATSSATKATNPKKRDKGKKRAMTDQDPLVAAIKWGSTKLAKAIKEAGKPDNDVPDDLYDNLMAMSGSFNSTHLSFYHSYLVQHPHIARAFNSLPFEHKFNWVAKHIADNYPGQ
- the LOC136493821 gene encoding protein ALP1-like isoform X1: MNNRLKAFVFAAAAHWLLCVMAIVVRSRKRKRVARREGITYAPIYERDRKRMEYLNDKIWKDDTTCVNMLRMNKARFFRFCKLFRDRGLLEDTVHMCVEEQVAMFLHTVGHNVRNRVIATNFGRSGETVSRYFNKVLHAIGELRDDYIRPPSLDTPAKIEGDPRWYPYFKDCIGALDGTHIRATIPKEMQHAFRGRYKHCTQNVLAAVDFDQKFTYVLAGWEGTAHDALVLRDALTREGGLRVPQGKYYLVDAGYGAKPGFLPPFRGVRYHLNEWGRNPVQNEKELFNRRHCSLRIIVEQAFGALKRRFKVLDDASPFFPYETQVDIVVACCIIHNWVIEDGSDEFNIPSDNDEDTQHTTYAGTASENAIMLAFREGLAAQMWADRQSHGN